A region of Halalkaliarchaeum desulfuricum DNA encodes the following proteins:
- a CDS encoding biotin transporter BioY: MATRAESVELVEEGTVTNLARAGLVAALVGAFAYVAIPTPFSPAPVTLQVLGVFLAGILLGPAWGGFSMVLYLSAGALGAPVFAGGTAGLGVLVGETAGYLWSYPIAAAVVGAIVHRGIEPRPPKEASVALLVGAMVAGVVVIYGIGTVVMAAVLGLTLVEAFLLGAAAFVPFEAAKIAAAVGIVHSDRLAAV; this comes from the coding sequence ATGGCAACGAGGGCCGAATCGGTCGAACTCGTCGAGGAAGGCACCGTCACGAACCTCGCCAGAGCCGGGCTGGTCGCCGCGCTGGTCGGGGCGTTCGCGTACGTCGCGATCCCGACGCCGTTCTCGCCGGCTCCGGTGACCCTGCAGGTGCTCGGGGTGTTTCTCGCCGGCATCCTGCTGGGACCGGCGTGGGGCGGGTTCTCGATGGTGCTGTACCTGTCGGCCGGCGCGCTGGGGGCGCCGGTGTTCGCCGGCGGCACCGCGGGCCTCGGCGTACTGGTCGGAGAGACAGCGGGCTACCTGTGGTCGTACCCGATCGCAGCCGCCGTCGTCGGCGCGATCGTCCACCGTGGAATCGAACCCCGTCCACCCAAAGAGGCGAGCGTCGCCCTCCTCGTCGGCGCCATGGTCGCAGGCGTCGTCGTCATCTACGGGATCGGGACCGTCGTGATGGCGGCCGTGCTCGGGCTCACGCTCGTCGAGGCGTTCCTCCTGGGGGCGGCCGCTTTCGTCCCGTTCGAGGCCGCGAAGATCGCCGCCGCCGTCGGGATCGTACACTCGGATCGCCTCGCAGCGGTTTGA